DNA from Xanthomonas hyacinthi:
GGGATCACGACGCCGACCGAAGCCAGCACGTCGCCGAACCAGTCTTTGTCATCGCCAGCACGGGCCGGGTTGACGCTCTGGTCGTCGAAGTCGGCGCGGTAGGCCACTTCGGCACGCACGGCAACGCGCTTGTCGAAGGTGGTCTGCAGGCCGACGCCGGCCTTGGCGGCGAAGTTGCCGTCCTTGCGCTGGCCCGGGGACACGGCGCCGCCGGTGTCGAACTCTTCTTCCGAGCGCTGGTAGCCCAGACCGAACAGCAGGTACGGGTTCCAGCCGCGGCCTTCCTGGATGAAGTGGCGGCGCAGGTCGAACGAGATGCCGTACTGGCTCCAGTTCAGGTCCTCGTTAGCGTCGAAGTTCGGGTTCTGATAGTTCAGTTCACCGTCGATCGACCAGTTCGGGCTGACGAACTTGCCCAGGCCCAGGGTCACGAACGGGGCGTCATTGGTGCCGCGATCGTTGTTCTGGAAGTTGAAGCCGGCCGAACCGGTCAGGTACCAGCGGTCGTCGAATTCCTGTGCGGACGCTGCCTGGGCGACGGCCAGACCGCCCAGCAACGCGGCGGTGAGAATTTTCTTGTTCATTAATACAGCTCCTTGTTTCGGGGATATAGAAACCGATAGGGCATGGTTCAGTACAGATGTCTCGTCACATCCAGACGGCCGTTCCGCACGCCATCGCCGCGCACATTATGCTCGGCATGGTGAAGACGGCGTTAACAGGCACGTAACATGTGAAACCCACGACCAGACCCTCAGCGGTCGTGGATACACCGTATACAGCTTCATGAAATGATGCAATGCGTTGCTGCGGGGCCGTCCGCGCTTGTCGACAGCGTGCCGGCGATCTCAGCGCAGACGCTCCCAGGGCGGTGGATCGGCAAGCTGAACCTGCATGAACTCGACGAAGGCGCGCACCCGCGGCGGCACCAGCCGGCGCTGCGGCATCACCGCGTAGATGCCGGTTTCGGCAAGCGCGTACTGCGGCAGGACCTGGCGCAGGCGCCCGTGGCGCAGGTCCTCGGCCAC
Protein-coding regions in this window:
- a CDS encoding OmpA family protein yields the protein MNKKILTAALLGGLAVAQAASAQEFDDRWYLTGSAGFNFQNNDRGTNDAPFVTLGLGKFVSPNWSIDGELNYQNPNFDANEDLNWSQYGISFDLRRHFIQEGRGWNPYLLFGLGYQRSEEEFDTGGAVSPGQRKDGNFAAKAGVGLQTTFDKRVAVRAEVAYRADFDDQSVNPARAGDDKDWFGDVLASVGVVIPLGPPPAAPVAAPAPTAAPSCADLDDDGDGVNNCDDKCPTSQPGQTIGPDGCPVPVSLDLKGVNFDFNKSTLRPDAVAILSEATEILKRYPDLKVEVAGHTDSKGTDAYNQKLSERRATTVYDYLTKNGVDASRLVGPIGYGESRPIAPNTNPDGSDNPEGRAKNRRTELNVQN